In Bombus affinis isolate iyBomAffi1 chromosome 8, iyBomAffi1.2, whole genome shotgun sequence, the following proteins share a genomic window:
- the LOC126919257 gene encoding death-associated inhibitor of apoptosis 1-like isoform X1: MISIIKHRDLGNDTNLKSSGNAHLTPSISVTPDTCHDEADNVDYHFEAARLQSFENWPVTYIEPEKLAAAGFYYTGESDKVKCFECQVEICKWVEGDIPMVDHQRWSSRCRFIRKLNCGNVPIGVDPDTVTPPRPRSRDVCSPYGLEYRPTSGPDDHNFSMELQLASTAKLGCLGLGRTKGPVHPEYASYDARLHTFVTWPKSMPQTKEQLADAGFFYTGKGDQTLCYHCGGGLKDWEPEDDPWEQHAKWFSKCCYLLMVQGQDYISKITGQHVSPPSKEETMQMNLPSFIKKVQPTSVEVERKEETESNPGSSSQNNDIWGIASNTEPIKRSLESEPTENPSNIKTQNTKPTDDARMCKICYNGELGVVFLPCGHMVACVKCAPGMTTCAVCREPVTMTVRAFIP, encoded by the exons atgattagtataattaaaCACAGAGACTTGGGAAATGATACAAACTTGAAATCTTCAGGAAATGCACATTTAACACCATCAATTTCTGTAACACCTGATACATGTCATGATGAAGCAGATAATGTTGATTACCATTTTGAAGCAGCAAGACTTCAGAGTTTTGAAAATTGGCCTGTAACATACATTGAACCTGAAAAGCTTGCAGCTGCAGGATTTTATTATACTGGTGAAAGTGACAAAGTAAAATGTTTTGAATGTCAAGTTGAGATATGTAAATGGGTAGAAGGTGATATACCCATGGTCGATCATCAGAGATGGTCATCAAGGTGTAGATTTATTCGTAAACTGAACTGTGGTAATGTACCCATTGGAGTAGATCCTGATACGGTGACACCACCAAGACCAAGAAGTAGAGATGTATGTAGTCCTTATGGTTTAGAATATCGACCTACATCTGGTCCCGATGACCATAATTTTTCAATGGAATTACAACTAGCAAGCACAGCTAAACTTGGCTGTTTAGGTCTGGGAAGAACTAAGGGACCAGTACATCCAGAATATGCTAGTTATGATGCTAGGTTACACACATTTGTAACATGGCCTAAATCTATGCCACAAACAAAAGAACAATTAGCCGATGCAGGCTTTTTTTATACTGGGAAAGGTGACCAAACCCTGTGTTACCACTGTGGAGGTGGTTTGAAAGATTGGGAACCAGAAGATGATCCTTGGGAACAACACGCAAAGTGGTTTTCTAAATGCTGTTATTTATTAATGGTGCAAGGGCAAGATTATATTAGTAAAATAACTGGCCAGCATGTATCTCCACCTTCTAAAGAA GAAACAATGCAGATGAATCTACCCAGTTTTATTAAGAAAGTACAACCTACAAGTGTAGaagtagaaagaaaagaagagacaGAAAGCAATCCAGGATCAAGTTCTCAAAATAATGATATTTGGGGTATTGCAAGCAATACAGAACCCATAAAAAGAAGTCTTGAATCCGAGCCAACAGAAAATCCATCAAATATAAAAACACAAAATACCAAACCTACTGATGATGCAAGAATGTGCAAAATCTGTTATAACGGAGAATTAGGAGTGGTATTTTTACCATGTGGACATATGGTTGCTTGTGTAAAATGTGCTCCTGGCATGACAACTTGTGCAGTATGTAGAGAACCTGTTACGATGACTGTACGAGCTTTCATCCCATAG
- the LOC126919217 gene encoding protein Son isoform X1 — MGDLFDIANLITTVGVDRIKIKPEPGLPEKSSNEILTELFSTFDAEEEIVSSENTDQQVPNASVKIEKPIKSQVKKKKTKRKHKHKDKKHKKKSKRNSSESNSDLENIKKKRKHRKKTKRRHEDDSSKSSDSDEPKSKISKLDICNDMKKKGYNKDNGLGKEDVDGSESLEKLIIKKNPKLENVFTKEPDSPQLPPISKKIEDDPEEQLISKVLEKPKQGHQGKILIKDLKNSIVYNDTVREIENKEKEKAARMEDGELSDSSTDNRTPTLSPSPIRCTSFRSSTLSPTLEKVENRAPLSPVKGEVTARNDLRLILREKEKKRLGDVDKRSEGIEKSKLYMDNEYKEKAYNYNSKITINKDSKHAHNCHSQERRRSESRTRVSLRRSKSRERDKRRDKSRDRYNKSRNSDQREFFKCRDRRRHRSRSDDRSRDKYVRGRSRSRERKERIEIDKKKLLEIARRNAINMIKQGTLPLVQQDKAIAAIQAGGKTVDELTDFCKSLSKSEALGELSSISSEEDGSESEKGFHHPFLLKGRPSSIIMNIKDAKQLPTKTFQEKTIESSNQLRLQFPVSSGQHHRKSENEWIPVTPKKPETKKQFIPATVPTESFPITPSTTSIYPVQSAVFSHSIAAEPIDIGSIVSQRLAAMRKLRENPNDVCAQNEMYRAQNEMKTWAESKQMPGQFTGSTGAKVLSPAELTSGYQAWARKDQLVSAQPVSGGMGMALLQKMGWRPGEGLGKNKEGTLEPLQLEVKLDKRGLVSEQDIGQKIGKTTKPLVPAIKTLEGKHPVSLLGEYCSKRKLGAPVYELCFECGPDHRKNFLFKVKVNGIEYKPSVASPNKKQAKAEAAQICLQTLGLLPEPNSISITKS, encoded by the exons ATGGGAGATCTGTTTGATATTGCAAATTTAATTACAACTGTCGGTGttgatagaataaaaattaagcCGGAGCCCGGACTGCCAGAAAAATCTTCAAATGAAATTCTAACAGAGTTGTTTAGCACATTTGATGCTGAAGAAGAAATAGTATCATCAGAAAATACTGATCAGCAAGTTCCAAATGCAAGTGTTAAAATTGAGAAACCTATTAAATCTCAggtcaagaaaaaaaaaactaagAGGAAACATAAGCACAAAgataaaaaacataaaaaaaagtCAAAGCGTAATTCTTCTGAGAGTAACAGTGATCTTGAAA atattaaaaagaaaagaaagcatAGAAAGAAAACAAAACGGAGACATGAAGATGATTCAAGTAAGTCGTCAGATTCAGATGAACCCAAAAGTAAAATATCAAAACTTGATATATGCAATGATATGAAAAAGAAAGGTTATAATAAAGATAATGGACTAGGAAAAGAAGATGTAGATGGATCAGAAAGTTTGgagaaattaataattaaaaaaaatccaaAATTAGAAAATGTGTTTACAAAGGAACCCGATAGTCCTCAATTACCACCTATTTCAAAAAAAATTGAAGATGATCCTGAAGAACAATTAATATCTAAAGTTCTTG AAAAACCAAAGCAAGGACATCAAGGGAAAATATTGATAAAAGATCTTAAAAATAGTATAGTTTACAATGATACAGTTAGAGAAATAGAAAATAAGGAAAAGGAAAAGGCAGCTCGAATGGAAGATGGTGAATTATCTGATAGTAGTACAGATAATAGAACTCCAACATTAAGTCCTAGTCCAATTCGTTGTACTTCATTTAGATCATCAACTTTGAGCCCAACTTTAGAAAAGGTAGAAAACAGAGCCCCATTGAGTCCTGTAAAAGGAGAAGTAACAGCAAGAAATGATTTAAGATTAATTTTgagggagaaagaaaagaaaagattaGGAGATGTGGATAAAAGATCAGAAGGAATAGAAAAATCAAAATTGTATATGGATAATGAATACAAAGAAAAAGCGTATAATTATAACAGCAAAATTACAATAAACAAAGATAGCAAGCACGCTCATAATTGCCATTCTCAAGAGAGAAGAAGATCTGAATCTCGTACACGTGTGAGTTTACGTAGAAGTAAAAGCAGAGAAAGGGATAAACGAAGAGATAAAAGTAGAGATAGATACAACAAAAGTCGAAATAGTGATCAACgagaattttttaaatgtagAGATCGACGAAGACATAGAAGCCGCAGTGATGATAGAAGCAGAGATAAATATGTACGAGGACGAAGTAGAAGTAGAGAACGAAA GGAACGGATTGAAattgataaaaagaaattgttagaaataGCAAGAAGAAATGCAATAAACATGATTAAACAAGGTACATTACCATTGGTACAACAAGATAAAGCTATTGCTGCAATACAAGCTGGAGGGAAAACGGTGGATGAACTCACAG ATTTCTGCAAATCATTATCAAAATCTGAGGCATTAGGAGAACTTTCAAGTATCTCTTCAGAAGAAGATGGAAGTGAATCTGAAAAAGGTTTTCATCATCCTTTTTTACTAAAGGGTCGACCTAGTTCTATTATCATGAATATTAAG GATGCAAAGCAATTACCAACCAAAACATTCCAAGAAAAAACAATAGAATCATCAAATCAATTACGTTTACAATTTCCTGTATCAAGTGGACAACATCATAGAAAAAGTG AAAATGAATGGATACCAGTCACCCCAAAGAAGCCAGAAACGAAAAAACAATTTATACCAGCTACTGTCCCAACTGAATCTTTTCCTATAACACCTTCAACTACATCTATATATCCAGTGCAATCGGCAGTTTTTTCTCACTCGATAGCAGCAGAG CCAATAGATATTGGTTCAATAGTATCTCAAAGATTAGCAGCAATGAGAAAATTAAGAGAAAATCCAAATGATGTATGTGCTCAAAATGAAATGTATAGAGCACAAAATGAG ATGAAAACATGGGCTGAGAGTAAACAAATGCCAGGTCAATTTACTGGGAGTACAGGAGCCAAAGTACTTTCACCTGCAGAGCTTACTTCAGGTTATCAAGCCTGGGCTCGTAAG GACCAATTAGTATCAGCACAGCCTGTTTCGGGTGGGATGGGTATGGCTTTACTACAGAAGATGGGTTGGCGACCAGGGGAGGGTTTgggaaaaaataaagaaggtaCTCTTGAGCCCTTGCAGCTTGAAGTAAAATTGGATAAACGAGGACTTGTTTCTGAGCAAGACATCGGACAAAAAATAGGGAAAACAACCAAACCACTAGTACCAGCAATCAAAACTTTAGAAG GTAAACATCCAGTATCATTATTAGGCGAATATTGTTCAAAACGGAAACTTGGTGCACCAGTTTATGAATTATGTTTTGAATGTGGACCAGATCATAGGAAAAATTTCCTGTTTAAA GTAAAAGTAAATGGAATTGAATACAAACCAAGTGTTGCAAGTCCAAACAAGAAACAAGCTAAGGCAGAAGCAGCACAGATTTGTTTACAAACATTAGGATTGTTACCTGAGCCTAATTCTATATCTATTACAAAATCTTGA
- the LOC126919217 gene encoding protein Son isoform X2 has product MGDLFDIANLITTVGVDRIKIKPEPGLPEKSSNEILTELFSTFDAEEEIVSSENTDQQVPNASVKIEKPIKSQVKKKKTKRKHKHKDKKHKKKSKRNSSESNSDLENIKKKRKHRKKTKRRHEDDSSKSSDSDEPKSKISKLDICNDMKKKGYNKDNGLGKEDVDGSESLEKLIIKKNPKLENVFTKEPDSPQLPPISKKIEDDPEEQLISKVLEKPKQGHQGKILIKDLKNSIVYNDTVREIENKEKEKAARMEDGELSDSSTDNRTPTLSPSPIRCTSFRSSTLSPTLEKVENRAPLSPVKGEVTARNDLRLILREKEKKRLGDVDKRSEGIEKSKLYMDNEYKEKAYNYNSKITINKDSKHAHNCHSQERRRSESRTRVSLRRSKSRERDKRRDKSRDRYNKSRNSDQREFFKCRDRRRHRSRSDDRSRDKYVRGRSRSRERKERIEIDKKKLLEIARRNAINMIKQGTLPLVQQDKAIAAIQAGGKTVDELTDFCKSLSKSEALGELSSISSEEDGSESEKGFHHPFLLKGRPSSIIMNIKDAKQLPTKTFQEKTIESSNQLRLQFPVSSGQHHRKSENEWIPVTPKKPETKKQFIPATVPTESFPITPSTTSIYPVQSAVFSHSIAAEPIDIGSIVSQRLAAMRKLRENPNDVCAQNEMYRAQNEMKTWAESKQMPGQFTGSTGAKVLSPAELTSGYQAWARKLGYLALVCIHLRVCYRHIATSEKKQLQRRDVKF; this is encoded by the exons ATGGGAGATCTGTTTGATATTGCAAATTTAATTACAACTGTCGGTGttgatagaataaaaattaagcCGGAGCCCGGACTGCCAGAAAAATCTTCAAATGAAATTCTAACAGAGTTGTTTAGCACATTTGATGCTGAAGAAGAAATAGTATCATCAGAAAATACTGATCAGCAAGTTCCAAATGCAAGTGTTAAAATTGAGAAACCTATTAAATCTCAggtcaagaaaaaaaaaactaagAGGAAACATAAGCACAAAgataaaaaacataaaaaaaagtCAAAGCGTAATTCTTCTGAGAGTAACAGTGATCTTGAAA atattaaaaagaaaagaaagcatAGAAAGAAAACAAAACGGAGACATGAAGATGATTCAAGTAAGTCGTCAGATTCAGATGAACCCAAAAGTAAAATATCAAAACTTGATATATGCAATGATATGAAAAAGAAAGGTTATAATAAAGATAATGGACTAGGAAAAGAAGATGTAGATGGATCAGAAAGTTTGgagaaattaataattaaaaaaaatccaaAATTAGAAAATGTGTTTACAAAGGAACCCGATAGTCCTCAATTACCACCTATTTCAAAAAAAATTGAAGATGATCCTGAAGAACAATTAATATCTAAAGTTCTTG AAAAACCAAAGCAAGGACATCAAGGGAAAATATTGATAAAAGATCTTAAAAATAGTATAGTTTACAATGATACAGTTAGAGAAATAGAAAATAAGGAAAAGGAAAAGGCAGCTCGAATGGAAGATGGTGAATTATCTGATAGTAGTACAGATAATAGAACTCCAACATTAAGTCCTAGTCCAATTCGTTGTACTTCATTTAGATCATCAACTTTGAGCCCAACTTTAGAAAAGGTAGAAAACAGAGCCCCATTGAGTCCTGTAAAAGGAGAAGTAACAGCAAGAAATGATTTAAGATTAATTTTgagggagaaagaaaagaaaagattaGGAGATGTGGATAAAAGATCAGAAGGAATAGAAAAATCAAAATTGTATATGGATAATGAATACAAAGAAAAAGCGTATAATTATAACAGCAAAATTACAATAAACAAAGATAGCAAGCACGCTCATAATTGCCATTCTCAAGAGAGAAGAAGATCTGAATCTCGTACACGTGTGAGTTTACGTAGAAGTAAAAGCAGAGAAAGGGATAAACGAAGAGATAAAAGTAGAGATAGATACAACAAAAGTCGAAATAGTGATCAACgagaattttttaaatgtagAGATCGACGAAGACATAGAAGCCGCAGTGATGATAGAAGCAGAGATAAATATGTACGAGGACGAAGTAGAAGTAGAGAACGAAA GGAACGGATTGAAattgataaaaagaaattgttagaaataGCAAGAAGAAATGCAATAAACATGATTAAACAAGGTACATTACCATTGGTACAACAAGATAAAGCTATTGCTGCAATACAAGCTGGAGGGAAAACGGTGGATGAACTCACAG ATTTCTGCAAATCATTATCAAAATCTGAGGCATTAGGAGAACTTTCAAGTATCTCTTCAGAAGAAGATGGAAGTGAATCTGAAAAAGGTTTTCATCATCCTTTTTTACTAAAGGGTCGACCTAGTTCTATTATCATGAATATTAAG GATGCAAAGCAATTACCAACCAAAACATTCCAAGAAAAAACAATAGAATCATCAAATCAATTACGTTTACAATTTCCTGTATCAAGTGGACAACATCATAGAAAAAGTG AAAATGAATGGATACCAGTCACCCCAAAGAAGCCAGAAACGAAAAAACAATTTATACCAGCTACTGTCCCAACTGAATCTTTTCCTATAACACCTTCAACTACATCTATATATCCAGTGCAATCGGCAGTTTTTTCTCACTCGATAGCAGCAGAG CCAATAGATATTGGTTCAATAGTATCTCAAAGATTAGCAGCAATGAGAAAATTAAGAGAAAATCCAAATGATGTATGTGCTCAAAATGAAATGTATAGAGCACAAAATGAG ATGAAAACATGGGCTGAGAGTAAACAAATGCCAGGTCAATTTACTGGGAGTACAGGAGCCAAAGTACTTTCACCTGCAGAGCTTACTTCAGGTTATCAAGCCTGGGCTCGTAAG CTGGGATATTTAGCATTAGTCTGCATCCACCTGAGGGTTTGTTACAGGCACATAGCTACATCAGAGAAGAAACAACTTCAGCGGCGTGATGTCAAATTTTGA
- the LOC126919257 gene encoding death-associated inhibitor of apoptosis 1-like isoform X2: MLLTVYFRMPRNAHLTPSISVTPDTCHDEADNVDYHFEAARLQSFENWPVTYIEPEKLAAAGFYYTGESDKVKCFECQVEICKWVEGDIPMVDHQRWSSRCRFIRKLNCGNVPIGVDPDTVTPPRPRSRDVCSPYGLEYRPTSGPDDHNFSMELQLASTAKLGCLGLGRTKGPVHPEYASYDARLHTFVTWPKSMPQTKEQLADAGFFYTGKGDQTLCYHCGGGLKDWEPEDDPWEQHAKWFSKCCYLLMVQGQDYISKITGQHVSPPSKEETMQMNLPSFIKKVQPTSVEVERKEETESNPGSSSQNNDIWGIASNTEPIKRSLESEPTENPSNIKTQNTKPTDDARMCKICYNGELGVVFLPCGHMVACVKCAPGMTTCAVCREPVTMTVRAFIP, encoded by the exons ATGTTATTAACTGTGTATTTCCGGATGCCAA GAAATGCACATTTAACACCATCAATTTCTGTAACACCTGATACATGTCATGATGAAGCAGATAATGTTGATTACCATTTTGAAGCAGCAAGACTTCAGAGTTTTGAAAATTGGCCTGTAACATACATTGAACCTGAAAAGCTTGCAGCTGCAGGATTTTATTATACTGGTGAAAGTGACAAAGTAAAATGTTTTGAATGTCAAGTTGAGATATGTAAATGGGTAGAAGGTGATATACCCATGGTCGATCATCAGAGATGGTCATCAAGGTGTAGATTTATTCGTAAACTGAACTGTGGTAATGTACCCATTGGAGTAGATCCTGATACGGTGACACCACCAAGACCAAGAAGTAGAGATGTATGTAGTCCTTATGGTTTAGAATATCGACCTACATCTGGTCCCGATGACCATAATTTTTCAATGGAATTACAACTAGCAAGCACAGCTAAACTTGGCTGTTTAGGTCTGGGAAGAACTAAGGGACCAGTACATCCAGAATATGCTAGTTATGATGCTAGGTTACACACATTTGTAACATGGCCTAAATCTATGCCACAAACAAAAGAACAATTAGCCGATGCAGGCTTTTTTTATACTGGGAAAGGTGACCAAACCCTGTGTTACCACTGTGGAGGTGGTTTGAAAGATTGGGAACCAGAAGATGATCCTTGGGAACAACACGCAAAGTGGTTTTCTAAATGCTGTTATTTATTAATGGTGCAAGGGCAAGATTATATTAGTAAAATAACTGGCCAGCATGTATCTCCACCTTCTAAAGAA GAAACAATGCAGATGAATCTACCCAGTTTTATTAAGAAAGTACAACCTACAAGTGTAGaagtagaaagaaaagaagagacaGAAAGCAATCCAGGATCAAGTTCTCAAAATAATGATATTTGGGGTATTGCAAGCAATACAGAACCCATAAAAAGAAGTCTTGAATCCGAGCCAACAGAAAATCCATCAAATATAAAAACACAAAATACCAAACCTACTGATGATGCAAGAATGTGCAAAATCTGTTATAACGGAGAATTAGGAGTGGTATTTTTACCATGTGGACATATGGTTGCTTGTGTAAAATGTGCTCCTGGCATGACAACTTGTGCAGTATGTAGAGAACCTGTTACGATGACTGTACGAGCTTTCATCCCATAG
- the LOC126919217 gene encoding protein Son isoform X3 encodes MGDLFDIANLITTVGVDRIKIKPEPGLPEKSSNEILTELFSTFDAEEEIVSSENTDQQVPNASVKIEKPIKSQVKKKKTKRKHKHKDKKHKKKSKRNSSESNSDLENIKKKRKHRKKTKRRHEDDSSKSSDSDEPKSKISKLDICNDMKKKGYNKDNGLGKEDVDGSESLEKLIIKKNPKLENVFTKEPDSPQLPPISKKIEDDPEEQLISKVLEKPKQGHQGKILIKDLKNSIVYNDTVREIENKEKEKAARMEDGELSDSSTDNRTPTLSPSPIRCTSFRSSTLSPTLEKVENRAPLSPVKGEVTARNDLRLILREKEKKRLGDVDKRSEGIEKSKLYMDNEYKEKAYNYNSKITINKDSKHAHNCHSQERRRSESRTRVSLRRSKSRERDKRRDKSRDRYNKSRNSDQREFFKCRDRRRHRSRSDDRSRDKYVRGRSRSRERKERIEIDKKKLLEIARRNAINMIKQGTLPLVQQDKAIAAIQAGGKTVDELTDFCKSLSKSEALGELSSISSEEDGSESEKGFHHPFLLKGRPSSIIMNIKDAKQLPTKTFQEKTIESSNQLRLQFPVSSGQHHRKSENEWIPVTPKKPETKKQFIPATVPTESFPITPSTTSIYPVQSAVFSHSIAAEPIDIGSIVSQRLAAMRKLRENPNDVCAQNEMYRAQNEMKTWAESKQMPGQFTGSTGAKVLSPAELTSGYQAWARKAHSYIREETTSAA; translated from the exons ATGGGAGATCTGTTTGATATTGCAAATTTAATTACAACTGTCGGTGttgatagaataaaaattaagcCGGAGCCCGGACTGCCAGAAAAATCTTCAAATGAAATTCTAACAGAGTTGTTTAGCACATTTGATGCTGAAGAAGAAATAGTATCATCAGAAAATACTGATCAGCAAGTTCCAAATGCAAGTGTTAAAATTGAGAAACCTATTAAATCTCAggtcaagaaaaaaaaaactaagAGGAAACATAAGCACAAAgataaaaaacataaaaaaaagtCAAAGCGTAATTCTTCTGAGAGTAACAGTGATCTTGAAA atattaaaaagaaaagaaagcatAGAAAGAAAACAAAACGGAGACATGAAGATGATTCAAGTAAGTCGTCAGATTCAGATGAACCCAAAAGTAAAATATCAAAACTTGATATATGCAATGATATGAAAAAGAAAGGTTATAATAAAGATAATGGACTAGGAAAAGAAGATGTAGATGGATCAGAAAGTTTGgagaaattaataattaaaaaaaatccaaAATTAGAAAATGTGTTTACAAAGGAACCCGATAGTCCTCAATTACCACCTATTTCAAAAAAAATTGAAGATGATCCTGAAGAACAATTAATATCTAAAGTTCTTG AAAAACCAAAGCAAGGACATCAAGGGAAAATATTGATAAAAGATCTTAAAAATAGTATAGTTTACAATGATACAGTTAGAGAAATAGAAAATAAGGAAAAGGAAAAGGCAGCTCGAATGGAAGATGGTGAATTATCTGATAGTAGTACAGATAATAGAACTCCAACATTAAGTCCTAGTCCAATTCGTTGTACTTCATTTAGATCATCAACTTTGAGCCCAACTTTAGAAAAGGTAGAAAACAGAGCCCCATTGAGTCCTGTAAAAGGAGAAGTAACAGCAAGAAATGATTTAAGATTAATTTTgagggagaaagaaaagaaaagattaGGAGATGTGGATAAAAGATCAGAAGGAATAGAAAAATCAAAATTGTATATGGATAATGAATACAAAGAAAAAGCGTATAATTATAACAGCAAAATTACAATAAACAAAGATAGCAAGCACGCTCATAATTGCCATTCTCAAGAGAGAAGAAGATCTGAATCTCGTACACGTGTGAGTTTACGTAGAAGTAAAAGCAGAGAAAGGGATAAACGAAGAGATAAAAGTAGAGATAGATACAACAAAAGTCGAAATAGTGATCAACgagaattttttaaatgtagAGATCGACGAAGACATAGAAGCCGCAGTGATGATAGAAGCAGAGATAAATATGTACGAGGACGAAGTAGAAGTAGAGAACGAAA GGAACGGATTGAAattgataaaaagaaattgttagaaataGCAAGAAGAAATGCAATAAACATGATTAAACAAGGTACATTACCATTGGTACAACAAGATAAAGCTATTGCTGCAATACAAGCTGGAGGGAAAACGGTGGATGAACTCACAG ATTTCTGCAAATCATTATCAAAATCTGAGGCATTAGGAGAACTTTCAAGTATCTCTTCAGAAGAAGATGGAAGTGAATCTGAAAAAGGTTTTCATCATCCTTTTTTACTAAAGGGTCGACCTAGTTCTATTATCATGAATATTAAG GATGCAAAGCAATTACCAACCAAAACATTCCAAGAAAAAACAATAGAATCATCAAATCAATTACGTTTACAATTTCCTGTATCAAGTGGACAACATCATAGAAAAAGTG AAAATGAATGGATACCAGTCACCCCAAAGAAGCCAGAAACGAAAAAACAATTTATACCAGCTACTGTCCCAACTGAATCTTTTCCTATAACACCTTCAACTACATCTATATATCCAGTGCAATCGGCAGTTTTTTCTCACTCGATAGCAGCAGAG CCAATAGATATTGGTTCAATAGTATCTCAAAGATTAGCAGCAATGAGAAAATTAAGAGAAAATCCAAATGATGTATGTGCTCAAAATGAAATGTATAGAGCACAAAATGAG ATGAAAACATGGGCTGAGAGTAAACAAATGCCAGGTCAATTTACTGGGAGTACAGGAGCCAAAGTACTTTCACCTGCAGAGCTTACTTCAGGTTATCAAGCCTGGGCTCGTAAG GCACATAGCTACATCAGAGAAGAAACAACTTCAGCGGCGTGA